The Deinococcus aerolatus DNA window AGCGGCCTGGAGGGCGTGGTTCTCGGGAAAACCGGGATCGTGCTGCAGACCGGCGCGGTGATGCACGGCCGGGCTCTGGCGCAGACCGCCGTGACGCTGGACGCCAGCACCGTCACCACGCCGTAAAACGCATGATTTGAACGATGCAGACCCAGATCCGGGTCTGCATCTTCTGCGCTCGCGCATCTGGGTCGACCGGGTTCAGCCATTCCGGCTGGGTCTCATACGGACTCCGATTAGTTGGTTGAGAGAGCCCACCAGTGAAAGAGGGTGTGCTGGGTGAGGAGGTCCGGCTGTGTTTCAAGCCAGGCGCAACGTTCGGCCAGCACGTCAGAGAAGTCGTCCAGCGTGTCTAATGCTCGATTGGGGTTGCTGGCCTTGCTGGACGCCAGCAGGCCGTACCGCTTGTCCTCGGCGTCCTCGTACCGAGTCCGCACGTAGGCTTTGGCCGCTTCTAGGTCACGGGTCAGGTACACCTCGAAGCCTTGAGACTGGACACGCCCGGTCAGCCCTCTTGCATCCTCCTCCTCGCCATCCAGCAGGGCGTGCACCCAGCGGTACAGGTCTTCGGCGAGATGCGAGCGCAGCGACACCGTGAGGTCCAGCGCGTCGTTGCTCAGCACCTGCGCGGCGTTCGGAAACAGGTGGGTGATCTTCTCGGGGGCGTGCAAGATCCAAGACTTCTCGCTGCCTTCCA harbors:
- a CDS encoding DNA/RNA helicase domain-containing protein, translated to MPGWAMLVGLIGEGQEIYIGEEGGLAGWNAALEGSEKSWILHAPEKITHLFPNAAQVLSNDALDLTVSLRSHLAEDLYRWVHALLDGEEEDARGLTGRVQSQGFEVYLTRDLEAAKAYVRTRYEDAEDKRYGLLASSKASNPNRALDTLDDFSDVLAERCAWLETQPDLLTQHTLFHWWALSTN